From Salmo salar chromosome ssa04, Ssal_v3.1, whole genome shotgun sequence, one genomic window encodes:
- the LOC100196115 gene encoding F-BAR and double SH3 domains protein 2 isoform X3: MYTVWKAYLEGTVQVTQSRITACENYRNQVSDPAKTARLQKEHQLRKCIDQLTLVQAELQDSVKELAKTRKKYQETETMAQAVRDKAEQDAKSKLSMFQSRSSLQRASIKLKAKRSECNSKATHARNDYLLTLAAANAHQQRYYNTDLIDCIKVLDGGIYEQVKDYLVSLSQMELEAYQAVHDTFNVVLESSNAVTQDFQQLQFVQQNPVFHSAPAILFQPSDTDKVGQLHKQSGTAEEHNLDKEARKWATRVAREHKSIIHSQRALEDYRTQQGPSEQNCSELELKMEAARENLRRAETVKLKAEARLALLREASITVETWLKSAMNQVMEELENERWANLNTHDPSLSGTADLEREEEDEELEDSGEVLDDSSSIPSCTLRNYPLTCKVLYSYKASQPDELTIEEQEVLEVIDDGDMEDWVKARNQTGQVGYVPEKYLQLPSSNSLLSMLQALAALDARSHSSSNSTEPELLESELPTPGTPSVNGDSSSVCFAKALYDYAGQTDEELSFPEGAIIRVLSRETHEDDGFWEGEFNGAIGVFPAVLVEDLLAEGGASADSENGDSLGEASSSTPVSPSPLSERSPRSPFQLGPFHSSPLQTPTLPSPKSSPSSASASPIPRPPSYINGHHRPPPAPLKSPLQSPSQSSTQPPRYSADRGAGGTIRPVRAAPPPPKPQQPRGQVKRREEVEITLV, from the exons TGTATTGACCAGCTGACGCTGGTGCAGGCAGAGCTGCAGGACTCGGTGAAGGAGCTGGCCAAGACCAGGAAGAAGTACCAGGAGACTGAGACCATGGCCCAGGCTGTCAGAGACAAGGCTGAGCAGGATGCCAa GTCCAAACTGAGTATGTTCCAGTCCAGGTCCAGTCTGCAGCGGGCCAGTATAAAG CTAAAAGCCAAAAGGAGTGAGTGTAACTCCAAAGCCACCCACGCCAGGAACGACTATCTGCTCACGCTAGCAGCGGCTAATGCTCACCAGCAGCGTTACTACAACACGGACCTGATCGACTGCATCAAG GTTCTGGATGGGGGCATCTATGAGCAGGTGAAGGACTACCTGGTCTCTCTGAGCCAGATGGAGCTGGAGGCCTACCAGGCTGTCCACGACACCTTCAATGTCGTCCTGGAGAGCTCCAACGCG gtgacGCAGGACTTCCAGCAGCTGCAGTTTGTACAGCAGAACCCAGTGTTCCACAGCGCCCCAGCCATCCTCTTCCAACCCAGCGACACTGACAAG GTGGGGCAGCTGCATAAGCAGAGTGGCACAGCGGAGGAGCACAATCTGGATAAGGAGGCACGGAAGTGGGCAACCCGAGTGGCACGAGAACACAAGAGCATCATCCACAGCCAGCgg GCCCTGGAGGACTATAGGACACAGCAGGGGCCGTCGGAGCAGAACTGCAGTGAGCTGGAGCTCAAAATGGAGGCGGCCAGGGAGAACCTGCGGAGAGCTGAG ACGGTGAAGCTGAAGGCGGAGGCTCGCCTGGCCCTGCTGAGAGAGGCAAGCATCACTGTGGAGACGTGGCTGAAGAGCGCCATGAACCAGGTGATGGAGGAGCTGGAGAACGAGCGGTGGGCTAACCTGAACACCCATGACCCTTCACTCTCC ggtacagctgacctggagagagaggaggaggatgaggagctgGAGGATAGTGGAGAGGTGTTGGACGACAGCAGCTctatcccctcctgtactctcaggAACTACCCCCTCACCTGCAAAGTGCTGTACTCATACAAG gCGTCTCAGCCAGACGAGCTGACCATCGAGGAACAGGAAGTGCTGGAGGTTATTGATGATGGGGACATGGAGGACTGGGTCAAG GCCAGGAACCAGACGGGCCAGGTGGGTTACGTCCCGGAGAAGTACCTGCAGCTGCCCTCGTCCAACAGCCTACTGAGCATGCTCCAGGCTCTGGCTGCCCTGGACGCCCGATCCCACTCCTCCAGCAACTCCACCGAGCCCGAGCTGCTCGAGTCAGAGCTGCCCACGCCGGGCACGCCCAGCGTCAACGGCGACTCCAGCAGTG TGTGCTTTGCCAAGGCCCTGTACGACTATGCGGGCCAGACAGACGAGGAGCTCTCATTCCCTGAGGGCGCCATTATCCGCGTGCTGAGCCGTGAAACCCACGAGGACGATGGCTTCTGGGAGGGCGAGTTTAACGGCGCCATTGGCGTCTTCCCAGCCGTGCTGGTGGAGGACCTGCTGGCGGAGGGCGGCGCCAGTGCAGACAGCGAGAATGGCGACAGCCTTGGAGAGGCCAGCAGCAGCACGccg GTGtcaccctctcctctttctgAGCGCTCCCCACGGAGCCCCTTTCAGCTGGGCCCGTTCCACAGCAGCCCCCTCCAGACCCCCACTCTGCCCTCGCCCAAGTCCAGCCCCTCCAGTGCCAGCGCCTCCCCCATACCTCGCCCACCATCCTACATCAACGGTCACCATAGGCCACCGCCTGCACCACTCAAAAGCCCCTTACAGA GTCCTTCCCAGAGCTCCACCCAGCCCCCCAGGTACTCAGCAGATCGTGGTGCTGGAGGCACCATTCGACCT GTCCGCGCTGCTCCACCACCCCCCAAGCCGCAGCAGCCTCGCGGCCAGgtgaagagaagggaggaggtggagatcACTCTGGTGTAA
- the LOC106603708 gene encoding 40S ribosomal protein S3 produces MAVQISKKRKFVADGIFKAELNEFLTRELAEDGYSGVEVRVTPTRTEIIILATRTQNVLGEKGRRIRELTAVVQKRFGFPEGSVELYAEKVATRGLCAIAQAESLRYKLLGGLAVRRACYGVLRFIMESGSRGCEVVVSGKLRGQRAKSMKFVDGLMIHSGDPVNYYVDTAVRHVLLRQGVLGIKVKIMLPWDPSGKIGPKKPLPDHVSIVEPKDELVPSTPISEQKGAKPEAAVVAPATPVPTA; encoded by the exons ATGGCGGTGCAAATTTCCAAGAAGAGGAAG TTTGTCGCTGATGGTATCTTCAAAGCCGAACTGAACGAGTTCCTCACAAGAGAGCTGGCTGAGGATGGCTACTCAGGTGTGGAGGTTCGTGTCACCCCAACTAGAACTGAAATCATCATCCTGGCTACCAG GACACAGAACGTGCTTGGTGAGAAGGGGCGTCGTATACGTGAGCTGACTGCAGTGGTCCAGAAGAGGTTTGGCTTCCCAGAGGGCAGTGTTGAG CTATATGCTGAGAAGGTTGCCACTCGTGGTCTTTGCGCCATTGCCCAGGCAGAGTCTCTGCGCTACAAGCTTCTCGGGGGTCTCGCTGTCCGCAG GGCCTGCTATGGTGTCCTACGGTTCATCATGGAGAGCGGGTCCAGGGGTTGCGAGGTGGTGGTCTCTGGAAAGCTCAGGGGCCAGAGGGCCAAGTCAATGAAGTTCGTGGATGGCCTCATGATCCACAGTGGAGACCCCGTTAACTACTACGTCGACACCGCTGTCCGCCACGTGCTCCTCCGTCAAG GTGTGCTGGGGATTAAGGTGAAGATCATGCTTCCCTGGGATCCCAGCGGTAAGATTGGCCCCAAGAAGCCTCTCCCTGACCACGTAAGCATCGTGGAGCCCAAGGACGAGCTGGTCCCCTCAACGCCCATCTCTGAGCAGAAGGGAGCCAAGCCAGAGGCCGCTGTTGTCGCACCTGCCACACCCGTCCCAACAGCATAA